DNA from Brassica napus cultivar Da-Ae chromosome C4, Da-Ae, whole genome shotgun sequence:
AAATGTGGATCCGTTATGGCTGTTGGGTAGAACCGGATTGTTATTATTAGAGCCTTCAAATTATGTGGGGAGTCTCCACCATGACACCGACTAAATCTATTGGTTCTCTCTCACACGCCTCCATCGGAAATCTCAACGGcgaagacgaagaagaggaggaggaggaagaagaacttCCTGTTTCTATGTCCTCCACCTGTTGTTTAACCGAAGCGGCTTGTTCTGCTGATTCGGGTCGGGTCGAGGGACTTTCGGGTTGAACCGGAGCTCTGCAAAGAGGGCAAGTGGATCTGGAACGGAACCCAGTATCGATGCAGTCAGCGTGAAAAGCGTGGCCACATTTAGGGAGGATACGGCCTTGGTCCTCTTCTTCGAACTCCGACAAGCAAACGGAGCACTCCTCCAGTGGCGTTTGATGATGAGTCTCGGAGGAGTAAACGAAGATACGAATCTTCTCGAGAACCGCCGTGTCGAGAGGGGAAAGGGAGGTCGAGGAGATGGTGGAGGCGGAGAGAGCGCGGAGGTGAGCACGAATACGGCGGCGAATGCGACGGTTTTGACGACGGAATAACCATCGGGCGTAGCTGTGGAAGCAGAGCATCATGAGCACGGCGGCGAAGAGGATGATTACGGAGGAGAGCATGATTTTGCCGTTGAGAGAGTGGCCTGGACCTGGAGACGTGTGGCTCACGCTACCCCACATTGGCTTGCTGCTTTCTTCTGCGATTcccatcccttatatattaaaagagaagcattctcagtaaatgcgttcacactatatttgCCACGTGTCAGTCTCACATCACTTTGAAACTTAGCGTGCTGACGTGTCGCTCCAATAGAACTCCTCACAAAAAATcgtttaggaaaaaaaaatgtttcctattttgtttattacaaGCACGttgttgtttaatttttttgttcataacGATTTCGACGTTCTTTGTCTATTGTCAACAAGCGAAGTtgataattgaaaaaataatatagattttttcaatTGTATTGGTTGTCACTTGAACATGAGACTGAGTTGAATCTCACGTGAACACGAAGACGTTGACAGAAGAGAGAGCACTGTAAAAATCTTGCGATTCGTGGAAGCCTGATAACTAGATATATGCTTATGATGATAATCCTTAGAAGATGATATCTATGCTTGCTTTGTTTCTTACAGAAGCACAATGTTGATGCTCTGTTTATATATCTATCATGCTCTCACAGAAGCACGATATCAATGCATGCTCTGTTTCTTACGAGCAACATTAGATGGAGTCAACAGCTTCACTAAAACGGGTGAAAGctcatatttatattgttacatATACAGCCTAGGAAGAAGACAATGGTTGTGTCATTGCTTAGGATCCTTAGCTGATGAGAGATCCATCTCACAGCCATCACTGGCAACACGGGACTTGCATGCTCTGTTTCTTACGAGCAACATCAGATGGTGTCATCAACTTCACTAAAACGGCTAAAAgctcacatatatatatatatatatatatatatatatatatatatatatatatatattgtaacaaCTACGGCCTAAGAACCAGAACGAGTCAGCTCTGGTGTGGTAAAGGGGTTGCGGCTGTAACTTCCGCTACCCGGGTTTGATTTGCGCTGGGAAAGACTATTTACATTGTTTGGGTTCCCGGCAAAAAGGTGAAAACAccttttttcttaacatttacacccaaaaaaaaaaactacggccTAGGAAAAATACATTCTTTGTGTCATTTCTTAGGATCCTTAATGCACAATTTGGTTGATGTTATACATTTTCTATATAGTTACATCATTGTTTATTCATGcacatttttaaatttaaatagttatgTCATTGTTTATTCATGCCCGTTTTTAAGTTGAAAAGGATCACTGGTCGTAGTCGAAAATGATATTGTTATGATTAAGTTAATTAATCTGAGATCGTGTGGGTATACACATGCCGAAATAAACGGTGATCATGtgggttttgaaaaaaaatttggtgGAGTGTGATTGTCAAGATAAAATAATgctattaattgaaaatatttcacATTATTCCGTTATGACATTATATATATCGAAGACTGATTGGCAAGTTAAAAATATATGCTAATTAATTACATCCTTTCGATGAGCATATATTGAACCTATATAATACCTAGACTCCCATTCATTTTTTTCACTCCATAAACCAAAAACCTTAGAAACTAAACTCATTCTCCTATAATGGATGCGATAACTTATGTTTCTGTTTCAAATCAATGTGGACGATTAGGGTGAAGATCATACGTTTGTGGAAGCAGTATTCTGATATACGTTAGTAATACCGTTAAttagattttctttttatatgataaataaaatatt
Protein-coding regions in this window:
- the LOC106381168 gene encoding RING-H2 finger protein ATL5-like, giving the protein MGIAEESSKPMWGSVSHTSPGPGHSLNGKIMLSSVIILFAAVLMMLCFHSYARWLFRRQNRRIRRRIRAHLRALSASTISSTSLSPLDTAVLEKIRIFVYSSETHHQTPLEECSVCLSEFEEEDQGRILPKCGHAFHADCIDTGFRSRSTCPLCRAPVQPESPSTRPESAEQAASVKQQVEDIETGSSSSSSSSSSSSPLRFPMEACEREPIDLVGVMVETPHII